Proteins from one Litoribrevibacter albus genomic window:
- the csy1 gene encoding type I-F CRISPR-associated protein Csy1, with translation MEAQGLTEKILDYIQSRANDKLEKLEKDISKLQGSDNADQSKLEALEDKLRDEKEKFKPVNWLTDAANRAGQIQFVTHAIKFLHSDAKGSNVYLAEDYRHTREGYVSTASIKTPALDIVGNAAALDVGKLLMLECEGKKLVDCVLADDVTPFLSIAVDQTQAESWLAGFKNAVASKELSSHKLAKQVYWPINTGESDSDHSHQYHLLSPLFASAFAQKVYDVRRELREVQFSKDEELKAKGHSRFPHLAVQTYGGTKPQNISQLNSQRYGKNYLLDNRPPVWTEIEKLPYNTESVFKSAFPRRAYKKAKAAHRLKAYLEKVFNDPSTFDIRQARKAGVEEIVDILLLFAAHLHTQPAGWTEHPECKLSLDEQLWLDPGRAKYDEKFRQDMEAKKWHDQVAHKFATWLNNALRSSTLNPGDVEHAQWKVYVAQELRLTERARKEYF, from the coding sequence ATGGAAGCTCAAGGGCTAACCGAAAAGATACTCGACTATATCCAAAGTCGGGCCAACGATAAGTTGGAAAAGCTGGAGAAGGACATTAGTAAACTTCAGGGTTCAGATAATGCTGATCAAAGCAAGTTGGAAGCATTAGAAGATAAACTGAGGGATGAGAAAGAAAAATTCAAACCCGTAAACTGGCTAACGGATGCAGCTAATCGTGCGGGGCAAATTCAGTTTGTTACACATGCCATTAAGTTCTTACATAGTGATGCGAAGGGCAGTAATGTGTATTTGGCTGAAGACTATAGACACACCCGTGAAGGCTATGTGTCAACTGCGTCAATCAAGACCCCAGCCCTCGATATAGTGGGGAATGCCGCAGCGTTAGATGTAGGCAAACTGCTTATGTTGGAGTGTGAAGGCAAAAAGTTGGTCGACTGTGTACTGGCAGATGACGTCACTCCATTCCTTTCCATCGCTGTCGATCAGACTCAGGCAGAGTCTTGGCTAGCTGGTTTCAAAAACGCCGTTGCGTCTAAAGAACTCAGTTCCCACAAGTTAGCGAAACAAGTCTATTGGCCTATTAATACAGGTGAATCAGATAGTGATCATTCACACCAATATCACTTACTTTCCCCTTTGTTTGCCAGTGCGTTTGCTCAAAAAGTATATGATGTGCGTCGTGAACTAAGAGAAGTTCAGTTCAGTAAAGATGAAGAACTTAAAGCAAAGGGGCATAGCCGATTTCCTCATCTTGCCGTGCAGACCTATGGCGGCACAAAGCCTCAAAATATCTCCCAATTAAACTCTCAGCGTTATGGCAAAAACTACTTGTTAGATAACCGACCGCCCGTTTGGACGGAAATCGAAAAGTTACCCTATAACACCGAATCCGTTTTTAAATCGGCTTTCCCACGCAGAGCCTACAAAAAAGCCAAAGCAGCACATCGTTTAAAAGCGTATTTGGAAAAAGTATTTAACGATCCTTCAACGTTTGATATTCGACAAGCGCGAAAAGCGGGTGTGGAAGAGATTGTTGATATTCTCTTGTTGTTTGCAGCGCACTTACATACTCAACCTGCCGGTTGGACTGAGCACCCTGAGTGTAAGCTTTCTCTGGATGAGCAACTTTGGTTAGACCCAGGTCGGGCTAAATACGATGAAAAATTTCGTCAAGATATGGAGGCTAAAAAGTGGCATGACCAAGTGGCTCATAAGTTTGCAACTTGGCTCAACAATGCATTGCGAAGTTCAACACTAAATCCAGGGGATGTGGAACATGCCCAATGGAAGGTATATGTCGCTCAGGAACTGCGGCTGACTGAACGTGCTAGGAAGGAGTATTTCTAA
- the csy2 gene encoding type I-F CRISPR-associated protein Csy2 — MDGFIALRNLQVENANAIAGQTWGFPAITHFLGFMHSLERKLSERSVLEIPLRLSGCAVICHDLSPQTAQAAAYSEHVFSLTRNPLTKEAKTPSFVEEGRAHMTVSLIIGIDELPPMDESEFKALEQAIKNIVLTQRLAGGTIKQLAASRVVSLHEKQEKRQEQVNLWLRTFLPGYVLVARTDLLVDQQHHFSGDSDPAFSTWLGNSKLHFDGEGQPLQRPYKGWIKPIPVGYKAISPLYQAGSVARSRDEETPVRFVEYVYTLGEWLSPHRINDLTELLWYYSTAPEEGWYLCQNDYKSPNSNLTEIA, encoded by the coding sequence ATGGATGGATTTATCGCACTTCGTAATCTTCAGGTGGAAAATGCCAATGCTATCGCAGGTCAAACCTGGGGGTTTCCCGCGATCACTCATTTTCTGGGCTTCATGCATTCTCTAGAGCGAAAGTTATCTGAGCGCTCAGTCTTGGAAATTCCACTTCGTCTAAGTGGCTGTGCAGTGATATGTCATGATCTGTCGCCGCAGACGGCTCAAGCTGCTGCATATTCAGAACATGTATTTTCTTTAACCCGAAACCCTTTGACCAAAGAAGCCAAGACGCCTTCTTTTGTGGAAGAAGGGCGTGCTCATATGACGGTAAGCCTAATCATTGGTATAGATGAACTGCCGCCAATGGATGAGTCTGAGTTTAAAGCGCTAGAACAAGCTATTAAGAACATTGTTCTGACCCAGCGTTTGGCGGGCGGCACAATTAAACAACTTGCTGCAAGCCGTGTCGTTTCTCTTCATGAAAAACAGGAAAAACGGCAAGAGCAAGTGAACTTATGGTTGCGAACCTTTCTACCAGGCTATGTACTGGTCGCTCGCACTGATTTGTTGGTTGACCAACAACATCATTTTTCTGGGGATTCTGATCCTGCTTTTTCTACGTGGCTGGGTAACTCAAAGCTTCATTTCGATGGTGAAGGGCAACCCTTGCAGCGGCCGTATAAAGGTTGGATTAAGCCAATTCCTGTCGGTTACAAAGCCATATCACCTCTCTATCAAGCGGGAAGCGTTGCTCGCAGCCGTGATGAAGAAACACCGGTTCGATTTGTCGAATACGTCTATACCTTGGGTGAGTGGCTAAGCCCTCATCGCATTAACGATTTGACCGAGTTGCTTTGGTATTACAGCACAGCGCCTGAAGAAGGGTGGTACTTATGCCAGAACGA